A region of the Myxococcus stipitatus DSM 14675 genome:
AATCGCTCGGCCTGGAGCAAGTTGCATGCCTCAGGTGTCATCGCCGGGAATCCGGAGGGATGCCTCGGGTGATGGCGGCGCGGTGCGTCCCGCGGGAATCCGACTGCGTCCTGTTGGAACGCGAAGGGGTTACCGCCGGAAGAACGCTTGCTGTTGGAAGCGCAGGCCGGCGAGCACCTGCTCCACGCGCGTGGCGGACAGCGAGCCGATGCGCTCACCCAGGCGGGACTTCTCGACCGACGAAATCTGCGAGACGACCACCACGCTCTGCTTGGGGAGGTTGCCTTCGCCCACGTCCAGCAGCACGTTCCCGGGCTCGGTGG
Encoded here:
- a CDS encoding type II toxin-antitoxin system PemK/MazF family toxin, producing the protein MTTPPTAGPRSEDIHRGDVFWVAPDDSRGPTPDYSHPYVVVQEDVFNHSRITTVVMCALTSNPHRATEPGNVLLDVGEGNLPKQSVVVVSQISSVEKSRLGERIGSLSATRVEQVLAGLRFQQQAFFRR